The DNA segment TAAGCCTAGGACAGCAAGTTTTTTCTTTTTTTGTAATAATTCCTGATGCATGGAAAAAAATGGATGTTAATTCGATTTAAGTAACGATGCCGGACGAAGAGAATAGATGCGTTCAATGATATCGACCACTTTCAATCCTTCCAGAGCATTTGTTGTAACTGTAGTTCTGCCTTTCAAAGTATTCACTACATTTTCTATGATGTAATGATGATTTGCTGCAGAGCCTTTATAATTGCCGTAATCATTCGCAGGGTTAACCGGAGCGAGTTTAGGCATAGTGTAATTTTCTATATGACAATATTCAACTTCATTCATATACTGACCACCGATCTTTACACTTCCTTTTTCTCCGATGATAGTTATGCTGCTTTCCAGATTTGCATCCCAGACAGCAGTAGAGTAGTTGATGCAACCTAATCCGCCGTTGATGAAATTAAAATTCACCATTCCGGAATCTTCGAAGGCAGTAGTTTTTTTATGTGTGAAGTCGCTGAATTTTGCATTGATATTTGTAATGTCTCCAAAAAGCCAGTACATGATATCTATGAAATGCGAGAACTGAGTAAACAATGTTCCTCCATCAAGATCAGCAGAACCTTTCCAGTTTTTGCCATTGTAATATCGTTCATCACGATTCCAATAGCAATTCAGTTGTACTAAAAATATTTCTCCGATCACCTGACTTTCGATCACTTCTTTTATCCAAAGTGAGGGTGGAGAATATCGATTCTGCATTACACAGAAAATATGTTTTGAAACCTGTAGCCCTTTGAAAATAATTTTTTCGCAATCAGCTACGTTCAATGCCATAGGTTTTTCTATGACTACATGTTTTTTACGATCAAGTGCTTTTAATGTATGTTCGGCGTGAAGTCCGTTCGGTGTACAAATACTGATCACATCGAAGTCAATTCCTGAATCCAGCATTGCATCAACAGAATTGAAAAAAGGAACATCAAGATCTATCAATCCCAGAGTTTCCATTGGTTTGATGTCGCACATGGCAACAAGTTCAACTTCCGGGTTTCGTCGGATCATTTCAGCATGGCGCTTACCAATGTGTCCTGCACCAATTATTCCAAATCGTATTTTCTTTTCTGAACTCATAAATTATTTTACCCGGCGAACTTTATTTCCTGTAAGCTTATATTCTTGTTTACTTTCCGGACAAACAGCAATTCCATTTGCATCGAATTTTAGTTTGTGTCCGTATTCGCTCATCCATCCGGTTTGTTTGGCCGGGTTGCCTACTACTAATGC comes from the Bacteroidota bacterium genome and includes:
- a CDS encoding Gfo/Idh/MocA family oxidoreductase, with protein sequence MSSEKKIRFGIIGAGHIGKRHAEMIRRNPEVELVAMCDIKPMETLGLIDLDVPFFNSVDAMLDSGIDFDVISICTPNGLHAEHTLKALDRKKHVVIEKPMALNVADCEKIIFKGLQVSKHIFCVMQNRYSPPSLWIKEVIESQVIGEIFLVQLNCYWNRDERYYNGKNWKGSADLDGGTLFTQFSHFIDIMYWLFGDITNINAKFSDFTHKKTTAFEDSGMVNFNFINGGLGCINYSTAVWDANLESSITIIGEKGSVKIGGQYMNEVEYCHIENYTMPKLAPVNPANDYGNYKGSAANHHYIIENVVNTLKGRTTVTTNALEGLKVVDIIERIYSLRPASLLKSN